In the Pseudanabaena sp. PCC 7367 genome, one interval contains:
- a CDS encoding SDR family NAD(P)-dependent oxidoreductase, which yields MSAAARAKVAQVAKVAMVVGVGPGLGAAIAKKFALGGFAVAIIARDAEKLSDLKTEINHDGGIAVPFAADITDPDAVVAISDRIKTELGAPEVLIYNAGAFAMKGILELEPAMFEQSWRVNCFGAFLAVQQVLPEMLEKGSGSILFTGATAALRGGAKFASLAVGKFGLRALAQSLAREFGSQGIHVAHIIIDGMINTARVREMVGDRDPATLLDPAAIADAYWQIYQQPPTAWTLEIDLRPATEKF from the coding sequence ATGAGCGCAGCCGCTAGAGCAAAAGTAGCGCAAGTAGCGAAAGTAGCAATGGTAGTGGGGGTTGGCCCTGGCTTGGGGGCAGCGATCGCTAAAAAGTTTGCCCTGGGCGGTTTTGCGGTGGCGATCATCGCCAGAGATGCTGAGAAGTTAAGCGATCTCAAAACTGAAATCAATCATGATGGTGGTATTGCAGTTCCCTTTGCTGCCGACATAACCGACCCGGATGCAGTAGTGGCGATCAGCGATCGGATCAAAACTGAATTAGGCGCGCCAGAGGTGTTGATCTATAATGCCGGAGCTTTTGCGATGAAGGGCATTTTGGAGCTAGAGCCAGCCATGTTTGAGCAAAGTTGGCGAGTTAACTGCTTTGGCGCTTTCCTGGCTGTGCAGCAAGTTTTACCAGAAATGCTAGAAAAAGGCAGCGGCTCAATTTTGTTTACGGGGGCAACTGCGGCACTGCGCGGTGGAGCCAAGTTTGCCAGCCTGGCGGTGGGTAAGTTTGGCCTGCGGGCATTAGCGCAATCGCTGGCGCGGGAGTTTGGGAGCCAGGGCATTCATGTGGCGCATATTATTATTGATGGCATGATCAACACCGCCAGAGTGAGGGAGATGGTGGGCGATCGAGATCCAGCTACACTTCTAGATCCTGCGGCGATCGCTGATGCTTATTGGCAAATTTATCAACAGCCCCCCACTGCCTGGACGTTGGAAATAGATTTGCGGCCAGCTACGGAAAAGTTCTAA
- a CDS encoding alpha/beta fold hydrolase → MNLAPEVLYLNTSKALRRFDRPLQNYLAKQKRVARWDFSLEPDEPNSIDTALTLLHEYIVQHNQPIHLVGHGINGLLGLIYARHYPELVKSLTLLAVGVNPAQDWKFQYYVARNLLPYSREMVLAQMVHRLFGCTDRQMLKGLIEILARDIDDSLSLHSLVQQTYIEPASVTVPLLVCGSRDDLIVDSDALHGWLQYFKEGDRLWECAKGQHFFHYFEPQLVGRQLILFWRTLMNCTDRRSPLQAEIATSNDINKAKQLEANPLKVSKAL, encoded by the coding sequence ATGAACTTAGCCCCTGAAGTGCTCTATCTCAACACCAGCAAAGCGCTGCGTCGTTTCGATCGCCCCTTGCAAAACTATCTGGCCAAGCAAAAACGGGTCGCGCGATGGGATTTTAGCCTGGAGCCAGATGAGCCCAACTCGATCGATACTGCCCTAACGCTTTTACATGAATATATAGTCCAACATAATCAGCCGATCCATTTAGTGGGGCATGGCATCAATGGCTTGCTGGGGCTAATATATGCCCGCCATTATCCCGAATTGGTTAAATCATTGACGCTCCTGGCAGTAGGGGTGAATCCGGCTCAGGATTGGAAATTTCAATATTATGTGGCGCGGAATCTTTTGCCCTATAGCCGTGAGATGGTTCTGGCGCAAATGGTACATCGCTTGTTTGGCTGCACCGATCGCCAGATGTTGAAGGGGCTAATTGAAATTTTGGCCAGGGATATCGACGATTCCCTGTCGCTTCACTCCCTTGTCCAGCAAACCTATATTGAGCCTGCTAGCGTGACTGTGCCATTGTTGGTTTGTGGTAGCCGCGATGATCTGATTGTGGATAGCGATGCCCTGCATGGGTGGTTGCAGTATTTCAAGGAGGGCGATCGCCTGTGGGAATGTGCCAAGGGGCAGCATTTTTTCCATTACTTTGAGCCACAGTTGGTGGGTAGGCAGCTTATTTTGTTCTGGCGGACGTTAATGAATTGCACCGATCGCCGATCGCCACTACAGGCCGAGATTGCCACTAGCAATGATATCAACAAGGCTAAGCAGCTTGAAGCCAACCCACTCAAGGTTTCTAAAGCGTTGTAA
- a CDS encoding inorganic diphosphatase, which yields MDLSLIAPQPKPGILNVLIEIPGGSKNKYEFDKDLNAFALDRVLYSSVQYPYDYGFVPNTLADDGDPLDGMVIMDQPTFPGCVIAARPLGMLIMIDGGDRDEKILCVPAKDPRYAEVTGLKDIASHRLEEIAEFFRSYKNLEKKETEIRGWEGLDAVNALVAKSIAAAK from the coding sequence ATGGATTTGTCCTTGATTGCACCACAGCCCAAGCCAGGCATCCTCAACGTATTGATCGAAATCCCCGGCGGCAGCAAAAACAAATACGAGTTTGACAAAGATCTCAACGCCTTTGCCCTCGATCGCGTGCTTTATTCGTCGGTGCAATACCCCTATGATTATGGGTTTGTGCCCAACACCCTTGCCGATGATGGCGATCCCCTCGATGGCATGGTAATTATGGATCAACCGACTTTCCCTGGTTGCGTGATTGCCGCTCGCCCGTTGGGCATGTTGATTATGATTGATGGTGGCGATCGGGATGAAAAGATCCTCTGCGTGCCGGCCAAAGATCCCCGCTATGCCGAAGTAACTGGCCTGAAGGATATTGCTTCCCACCGTCTCGAAGAAATTGCCGAGTTCTTCCGTTCTTACAAGAATCTGGAGAAAAAAGAAACCGAAATTAGAGGTTGGGAAGGCTTGGATGCGGTGAATGCATTGGTAGCAAAGTCGATCGCGGCAGCCAAGTAG
- a CDS encoding J domain-containing protein gives MPHVGQQSNHYSTLGIDFLACQSTIKSAYRSLAKQFHPDSNQELDNHDRIAAINNAYEVLSNPQSREFYDRSIGLATSRRRVQAGYAPKGRSAKSSVYVDQDQKLELWLKHAYKPIMNVVNNILDSLEEQMEELAADPYDDELMGDFEEYLEECRGSFAKAQILFRNTPNPATAAGAAEYLYHCLNQLGDGIEELNYFTLNYDYQHLHTGQELWRIAHEMREYAQESVQSLI, from the coding sequence ATGCCGCACGTAGGTCAGCAATCTAACCATTACAGCACCCTTGGCATTGACTTTCTTGCCTGTCAATCGACGATTAAGAGTGCCTATCGGAGCTTGGCCAAGCAGTTCCATCCCGATTCTAATCAGGAACTGGATAACCACGATCGCATTGCCGCGATCAACAACGCCTATGAGGTGCTGAGCAATCCCCAGAGCCGTGAATTTTACGATCGCAGTATTGGCCTTGCCACCAGTCGGCGGCGGGTTCAGGCTGGTTATGCCCCCAAGGGGCGATCGGCTAAATCCAGCGTTTATGTCGATCAAGACCAAAAATTAGAACTATGGCTCAAACATGCCTATAAGCCGATCATGAATGTGGTCAACAATATCCTGGATTCACTAGAAGAACAGATGGAGGAACTGGCCGCCGACCCTTACGATGATGAGCTAATGGGTGATTTTGAGGAATACCTGGAGGAATGTCGCGGTTCGTTTGCCAAAGCCCAAATTCTGTTTAGGAATACACCTAATCCGGCAACCGCAGCAGGGGCAGCCGAATATCTTTATCACTGTTTGAATCAATTGGGGGATGGGATCGAAGAGTTGAATTACTTCACCCTCAATTATGATTATCAGCACCTACACACTGGCCAGGAGCTATGGCGGATCGCCCACGAGATGCGCGAATATGCCCAGGAATCAGTCCAAAGTTTAATTTAA
- the hisF gene encoding imidazole glycerol phosphate synthase subunit HisF: protein MLAKRILPCLDVKAGRVVKGINFVNLKDAGDPVELAQAYNLAGADELVFLDITATHEDRNIILDVVYRTAEQVFIPLTVGGGVRNVEMIRNLLRAGADKVSMNSAAVRNPDLINQGSDRFGAQCIVVAIDARRREDPNNPGWDVYVRGGRENTGLDAIAWAEEVVKRGAGEILLTSMDADGTQAGYDLDLTRQIADRVGVPVIASGGAGTCAHIHEALTEGKAEAALLASLLHYGQLSIAEIKEYLISQQVPTRHVAHNGFG from the coding sequence ATGTTAGCGAAGCGGATTTTACCCTGTCTGGATGTCAAAGCTGGTCGGGTGGTGAAGGGAATTAATTTTGTCAATCTCAAGGATGCTGGCGATCCGGTGGAGCTAGCTCAGGCTTATAACCTGGCGGGAGCGGATGAGCTGGTTTTTCTGGATATTACCGCCACCCATGAAGATCGCAATATTATTCTTGATGTGGTCTATCGCACTGCCGAACAGGTGTTTATCCCACTCACGGTCGGCGGCGGCGTGCGGAATGTGGAAATGATTCGCAACTTGCTACGGGCGGGTGCTGACAAGGTGAGTATGAATTCCGCTGCGGTCAGGAATCCGGATTTAATTAACCAGGGTAGCGATCGCTTTGGCGCACAATGTATTGTGGTGGCGATCGATGCCAGACGGCGAGAAGACCCAAATAACCCTGGTTGGGATGTGTATGTGCGCGGTGGCCGTGAGAATACGGGGCTGGATGCGATCGCCTGGGCGGAGGAAGTGGTAAAACGCGGTGCTGGAGAAATTTTACTCACCAGTATGGATGCGGATGGGACTCAGGCTGGCTATGACCTGGATTTGACCCGGCAAATTGCCGATCGGGTCGGCGTGCCAGTAATCGCCTCAGGTGGTGCAGGCACTTGCGCCCACATCCATGAAGCCCTAACCGAGGGCAAAGCAGAAGCAGCCTTGTTGGCATCATTGCTGCATTACGGCCAATTGTCGATCGCCGAGATCAAAGAATATTTAATCTCCCAGCAAGTACCCACTCGCCATGTGGCGCACAATGGGTTTGGTTAA
- a CDS encoding FAD-dependent oxidoreductase produces MMLIVIPFALGAIAWTFPNLTGIWQQDAQLSNRPDDAINNSSDQPNPENTPVAPVALWHPSGLPLLNPPPPADAEVWECEVAIVGGSLGGIAAAYHAMQAGAVTCLIELTPMLGGQISAQGVSAIDESLTMRDRQNFSDSWQHLKQLIASQDALPSGFPAQEFNNLSSDPPIKVADVNSCWVGDLCFLPNAGAMAAAALLKEATTNSPQSRWGTEIAFKGASFNQAGNTIDAIHAVRRSAKDPDYLPKGKLSREITAWYSWSEDTLYAKQPIRLQPPPGKQMLVIDATDTGELIGWANLPYRVGSEAPETTGEVNAIADNPECTQAFTFPFILAIADDGGKSLQKLKQVKPGITRAEHRRDYDLGSHPMYSGQSFFNYRRALSVNNDNPFTATPRSGDMTIVNWNNGNDWGIMNPALIMTSAEIKTSGQQHNWLGGLNLQALKQAENHALLFSEWLIETYASEDMPLQHLAGAGMPIPTQSGLSLYPYIREGRRILGRSAYGQDSFMIREQDIRVDMSGRDFSDTLIGITHYAIDIHGCRYRNWHPSKSASSAPATENFVTPIYIPLESLIPQQLDNLLIGGKAIAVSHIVNASTRVHVGEWAVGAAAGTTAAWLVKQNDSTLTPQGILDRALIGSLHSELRSQGIRLEW; encoded by the coding sequence ATGATGCTCATTGTCATACCATTTGCTCTGGGGGCGATCGCCTGGACTTTCCCGAATCTAACTGGCATCTGGCAACAGGATGCTCAACTGAGTAATCGCCCTGATGATGCTATTAATAATTCGAGCGATCAACCCAATCCTGAAAATACACCAGTAGCCCCCGTAGCGCTGTGGCATCCCAGTGGATTGCCATTACTAAACCCACCACCCCCAGCAGATGCAGAGGTGTGGGAATGCGAAGTGGCGATCGTGGGTGGTTCCCTCGGTGGGATCGCCGCCGCCTATCATGCTATGCAAGCGGGAGCGGTAACTTGCCTGATTGAGTTAACGCCGATGCTGGGTGGCCAGATTAGCGCCCAGGGGGTCAGTGCGATCGATGAGTCGCTTACCATGCGCGATCGGCAGAATTTTAGTGATAGCTGGCAACACCTCAAGCAATTGATCGCTAGCCAGGATGCCTTGCCCAGTGGTTTTCCGGCTCAAGAATTTAACAATTTAAGTAGCGATCCACCCATCAAAGTTGCCGACGTGAATAGTTGCTGGGTTGGCGATCTTTGCTTTTTACCCAATGCGGGGGCAATGGCAGCAGCAGCTTTACTAAAAGAGGCCACCACTAATTCACCCCAAAGCCGCTGGGGCACTGAGATTGCTTTTAAAGGCGCAAGTTTTAATCAGGCTGGGAATACGATCGACGCAATCCATGCGGTCAGGCGGAGCGCTAAAGATCCTGATTATTTACCCAAGGGCAAGCTATCGCGGGAGATTACGGCCTGGTATAGCTGGAGCGAAGACACTCTCTATGCCAAGCAACCGATCCGGCTTCAGCCGCCCCCTGGAAAACAAATGCTGGTGATCGATGCCACTGATACAGGCGAGCTAATTGGTTGGGCGAATTTGCCCTATCGGGTTGGTTCGGAAGCACCAGAGACCACTGGTGAAGTTAATGCGATCGCGGATAATCCTGAATGCACCCAGGCGTTTACGTTCCCATTTATTTTGGCGATCGCCGATGATGGCGGCAAATCTTTGCAAAAGCTCAAGCAGGTTAAGCCAGGGATTACCAGAGCAGAACATCGCCGCGATTATGACCTGGGTAGCCATCCCATGTATTCAGGGCAGAGCTTTTTTAACTATCGCCGCGCCTTGAGCGTGAATAACGATAACCCCTTTACGGCCACGCCGCGATCGGGCGACATGACGATCGTGAATTGGAACAATGGCAACGATTGGGGGATCATGAATCCGGCTCTGATTATGACCTCTGCTGAGATTAAAACCTCTGGCCAACAGCATAATTGGCTGGGGGGATTGAATTTGCAAGCGCTAAAGCAAGCTGAAAATCATGCCTTACTCTTTTCTGAGTGGCTGATTGAAACCTACGCCAGCGAGGATATGCCACTGCAACATTTAGCTGGGGCAGGAATGCCGATCCCTACGCAATCGGGCTTGAGTTTATATCCCTATATTCGAGAAGGGAGACGGATCCTGGGGCGATCGGCCTATGGCCAGGATAGTTTCATGATCCGCGAGCAGGATATTCGGGTTGATATGAGTGGCCGTGATTTTAGCGATACCCTGATTGGTATTACTCACTATGCGATCGATATTCATGGTTGCCGCTACCGTAATTGGCATCCATCCAAATCAGCCAGCTCTGCCCCCGCCACCGAGAACTTTGTCACGCCGATTTATATTCCCCTAGAAAGCTTAATCCCACAACAACTAGATAATTTGCTAATTGGCGGCAAGGCGATCGCGGTTAGTCATATTGTCAATGCCTCCACCAGGGTGCATGTGGGTGAATGGGCGGTGGGGGCGGCGGCTGGTACGACGGCGGCCTGGTTAGTTAAGCAAAATGATTCTACTCTGACTCCCCAGGGCATCCTCGATCGGGCTTTAATTGGCAGTTTGCACAGTGAGTTGCGATCGCAGGGGATTCGTTTGGAATGGTAG
- the larE gene encoding ATP-dependent sacrificial sulfur transferase LarE: MNNLTSSASSVDLTAKIDLEPQLAQKLVKLKDIFAQAQRVLIAYSGGIDSTLVAKIAHDVLAENALAVTAESPSLLPADLEDAKIQAQAIGITHKIVQTAELDNPEYAANPINRCYFCKSELHETLRPLANSLGYDYVIDGVNADDLKDYRPGIQAAKERGARSPLAEVGISKLEVRMLSRYLGLPWWDKPSQPCLSSRFPYGEAITKEKLERVGKAEFFLRNLLRDRLQDTDWKGDLRVRSIADMAKIELPRSQISAFIDRVDLVALTEQFKCFGFLDITLDLEGFRSGKLNDVLKQK, from the coding sequence ATGAATAATTTAACTAGTAGTGCTAGTAGCGTTGACCTTACCGCAAAAATTGATCTAGAGCCCCAACTGGCACAAAAGCTAGTCAAGCTCAAGGATATTTTTGCGCAGGCACAGCGGGTGTTGATTGCCTATTCTGGTGGGATCGATAGTACCCTGGTGGCCAAGATCGCCCATGACGTTTTGGCGGAGAATGCCCTGGCGGTGACCGCTGAATCGCCTTCGTTATTGCCTGCCGATCTCGAAGATGCCAAGATCCAAGCCCAGGCGATCGGCATTACCCACAAAATTGTTCAAACCGCTGAACTGGATAATCCCGAATATGCTGCTAATCCAATCAATCGCTGCTATTTTTGCAAGAGCGAATTACACGAGACGCTGCGACCGCTGGCAAATTCCCTTGGTTATGACTATGTGATCGATGGGGTGAATGCTGATGATCTCAAGGATTATCGCCCTGGCATCCAGGCAGCCAAAGAAAGGGGAGCGCGATCGCCCCTGGCAGAGGTGGGCATCAGCAAGCTGGAAGTCCGCATGTTATCGCGGTATCTGGGTTTGCCCTGGTGGGATAAACCTTCACAACCCTGCTTGAGTTCGCGGTTTCCCTATGGCGAAGCAATCACTAAAGAAAAACTAGAGCGGGTAGGCAAGGCGGAATTTTTTTTGCGGAATCTATTGCGCGATCGCCTTCAAGATACTGACTGGAAAGGTGACTTGCGGGTAAGGTCGATCGCTGACATGGCCAAAATTGAACTACCGCGATCGCAAATTAGCGCATTTATCGATCGGGTCGATCTGGTTGCCCTAACCGAACAATTTAAATGCTTTGGTTTTCTGGATATTACCCTGGATCTCGAAGGCTTCCGCAGTGGCAAGCTCAATGATGTGTTAAAGCAAAAGTAA